In a genomic window of Pelotomaculum thermopropionicum SI:
- the FabG gene encoding dehydrogenases with different specificities (related to short-chain alcohol dehydrogenases), with amino-acid sequence MSGITADLSGKVALVTGGGRGIGRAIAVALAGCGARVAVASRTLKEIEETRQIIAEKGGECLAIPADVTRVEAIYELVEKAYSWHNRLDILVNCAGINIAKFAVDVTEEDWDRVLDTNLKGTFFCCQAAGKKMIAGGGGRIINISSQMAHVGYYKRAAYCSSKGGVAQLTKVLAVEWAPHNVNVNCVAPTFLETPLTAPMFEDKDFYNDVIRRIPLGKIGKPEDVVGAVIYLASDAANMVTGSSILVDGGWVAW; translated from the coding sequence ATGAGCGGAATAACTGCTGATTTGTCGGGAAAGGTTGCTCTGGTAACCGGCGGCGGCAGGGGCATCGGCAGGGCCATTGCCGTCGCCCTGGCCGGCTGCGGCGCCCGCGTTGCGGTTGCCAGCCGCACCCTGAAGGAAATAGAGGAAACCAGACAGATTATCGCCGAAAAAGGGGGTGAATGTTTAGCTATACCGGCCGACGTTACCAGGGTCGAGGCAATCTACGAACTGGTCGAAAAGGCTTATAGCTGGCACAACAGGCTTGATATACTGGTGAACTGTGCCGGGATTAACATTGCCAAATTTGCCGTCGATGTTACGGAGGAAGACTGGGACAGGGTTCTGGACACAAACTTGAAAGGCACGTTTTTCTGCTGCCAGGCGGCGGGCAAGAAGATGATTGCCGGCGGCGGCGGCAGGATCATAAACATCTCGTCGCAGATGGCCCACGTCGGTTACTACAAAAGGGCCGCCTACTGCTCAAGCAAGGGCGGGGTGGCCCAGCTTACCAAAGTTCTCGCTGTGGAATGGGCGCCCCACAACGTTAACGTTAACTGCGTGGCCCCCACCTTCCTGGAAACTCCTTTAACCGCGCCCATGTTTGAGGACAAAGACTTCTACAACGACGTAATAAGGAGGATACCGCTAGGAAAGATAGGAAAGCCTGAAGATGTGGTGGGCGCCGTGATCTACCTGGCATCGGATGCCGCCAATATGGTTACCGGAAGCTCGATTCTGGTGGACGGGGGCTGGGTTGCCTGGTAG
- a CDS encoding predicted metal-dependent hydrolase, translated as MIDMSKAKEPAKHEDITVVEFFGKKLHFLDIGREVSPEMPHYPGHMKTNLFWHLTHEECVMRLGDTPFEGYAVKGIVTCDHVSTHVDAVYHFNKYRPDLTVDKISLKDLITPAAWIDVSHVKPLTHITLADVKEALEKAKVTLKPGMTLLYYTGIDKKWNDPLTYVSQYPGLDREATEWILDQGIVNIGTDASSLDTPADKTYPNHTVHAERMVIHTENVANITKIPRHDNFYVAMFPLKFVGATGSPVRMFAIWE; from the coding sequence ATGATCGATATGAGCAAAGCAAAAGAACCGGCCAAGCACGAGGACATCACGGTGGTGGAGTTTTTCGGCAAGAAGCTGCACTTCCTGGATATCGGCCGCGAAGTAAGCCCGGAAATGCCGCATTATCCCGGGCATATGAAGACCAACCTGTTTTGGCACCTGACCCACGAGGAGTGCGTAATGCGCCTGGGCGATACGCCCTTTGAGGGGTATGCCGTGAAAGGCATCGTTACCTGCGACCACGTTTCCACCCATGTTGACGCGGTTTATCACTTTAACAAGTACAGACCGGATTTGACCGTGGATAAGATTTCCCTGAAGGACCTGATCACGCCTGCCGCCTGGATTGATGTATCCCACGTCAAACCCCTGACCCATATAACCCTTGCCGACGTAAAGGAGGCGCTGGAAAAGGCAAAGGTAACCCTTAAGCCGGGCATGACCCTGCTTTATTACACCGGGATCGATAAAAAGTGGAACGATCCGCTTACCTACGTTTCCCAGTATCCCGGCCTGGACAGGGAGGCCACCGAGTGGATCCTTGATCAGGGCATTGTAAACATCGGCACGGACGCATCCAGCCTGGACACTCCTGCCGACAAAACCTATCCCAACCACACCGTGCATGCCGAAAGAATGGTCATTCATACGGAAAACGTGGCCAACATAACCAAAATACCGCGCCACGACAATTTCTACGTGGCCATGTTCCCCCTCAAGTTCGTGGGGGCCACGGGCAGCCCGGTGCGGATGTTTGCCATTTGGGAATAG
- the EutG gene encoding alcohol dehydrogenase (class IV) gives MAYPFRLPEVVYLGRGALANLGQEVKRFAASRALLITDAGVQAAGLDKKIIGMIEEVGTKVDVFAEVEAEPSTETVDRAGRLVREGGYQLLVALGGGSPMDVTKGASVLAVNGGSIKDYVGIELIPQKGVPAIFIPTTAGTGSEVTQNAIFAFKEEQVKKGVVSRHLLPRVAIVDPELTLSCPPRLTAATGVDALVHAVESYTALKATPQTDIYALEAIRLISASLRTAVFNGSDLEAREKMALGSFFAGVSLANAGVGAVHALAYPLGGKFHVSHGVSNALLFAPVLEFNCLSNLAKFARVAGAMGEPVAGKSCREAAMLAVKAVRELVEDVGIPTRLRDVGVSEDDIEFLTLSAEKQTRLLSNNPRAMTRKDIERIYSSTL, from the coding sequence ATGGCGTATCCGTTCAGACTGCCGGAAGTAGTTTACCTTGGCAGGGGGGCCCTGGCCAACCTGGGCCAGGAGGTAAAAAGATTTGCCGCCAGCAGGGCTCTTTTAATTACCGACGCCGGGGTGCAGGCGGCCGGACTGGACAAGAAAATCATCGGGATGATCGAGGAAGTGGGAACAAAAGTAGACGTTTTTGCGGAAGTTGAGGCAGAGCCCAGCACGGAGACGGTTGACCGGGCCGGCCGGCTGGTAAGGGAAGGCGGTTACCAGTTGCTGGTGGCCCTGGGCGGCGGCAGTCCGATGGACGTGACCAAAGGAGCTTCCGTCCTGGCCGTGAACGGCGGGAGCATAAAAGACTACGTGGGCATAGAATTAATTCCCCAAAAGGGCGTGCCTGCCATTTTCATTCCCACCACGGCCGGCACCGGTTCGGAAGTTACCCAGAATGCCATTTTTGCTTTTAAAGAAGAGCAGGTCAAGAAAGGCGTGGTAAGCCGGCACCTGCTGCCCAGGGTGGCCATAGTAGATCCCGAGCTGACCCTATCCTGTCCGCCCCGCTTAACGGCGGCTACCGGAGTGGATGCGCTGGTTCACGCGGTAGAATCCTATACGGCCCTGAAAGCCACTCCGCAGACCGATATATACGCCCTGGAGGCCATCCGGCTGATATCCGCCAGTTTAAGGACGGCGGTGTTCAACGGGAGCGACCTGGAAGCCAGGGAGAAGATGGCCCTTGGCTCCTTCTTTGCCGGGGTGTCCCTGGCCAACGCCGGGGTAGGAGCCGTGCACGCCCTGGCCTATCCGCTGGGCGGCAAATTCCACGTCAGCCACGGCGTATCCAACGCGCTTCTTTTTGCCCCGGTGCTGGAGTTCAACTGTTTGAGCAACCTGGCCAAGTTTGCCCGGGTGGCCGGGGCTATGGGAGAGCCGGTAGCCGGCAAGTCCTGCCGGGAGGCAGCCATGCTGGCCGTCAAGGCGGTCAGGGAACTGGTTGAAGATGTGGGCATACCCACAAGGCTTAGGGATGTCGGCGTTTCCGAAGATGACATTGAATTTTTAACCCTGAGCGCAGAAAAACAAACCAGGCTTCTGTCCAACAACCCGCGCGCCATGACCAGAAAAGACATTGAGCGCATCTACAGCAGCACCCTGTAA